Within the Desulfobacterales bacterium genome, the region ATACCGGTAACTTTGTCCTGCAATTTCAAGACGCGCAAAAACAATGTCCTTTTGCCGTGAATATTCCGAGACGCCGGGTCAAATCGATATTAAACGCCCTTAAGGGAGTCATCTGCAATGCGCACGATTTAGACGTTGATCCCATCCCGATCGATGCGATTTTCGACATCCGGCTCTCAAAAAATCTCGATCTGGAGATTCAACCGCTGCTGCGCCTGGTGCAAAAAGACGGCGAGGCAAAATTTTTCGACCGGGAAGACCTCAAACGGTTTCAATACGGAGATTTGTACTATATCGAAGAGCTGGGAATACTGGCCGAAGATCAATATCCGAAACTTCCTCCGGAAAAGTTCAATGAGGCGGTGAAAACCGTCATCAACAGAAGCCGGGTTCCGGCCTTTTTGGAAGAATTTAAAACAGATTCGGCCGGCGACACTTACCGGATCGACGACACGGTCAAGCGCCTTAAGATCATCCGGAATATCGACCGGATTGAAATTACACCGGAGTTGCTGGAAAGAGACTGGTGCTGGTTATCGGCAAGATACGGGGTCGGCAGCCAGTGGATTTCCCTTGCGGACATCCTGACGGCCAAAAAAGCAAAATTAAGATATGTCTCCACCGATGAAGGCTGGATCGATGTTGAATCGCCGGAATTTAACCTTCTCGATACCTTAGCCGACCGGATCTTGGAGACTCCCAGACAGGACCAAAAAACCGGGGTGCGGCTCTCCCGCATGGATATACTGCGCCTGGCGGTCGGCCGGGATGATGACATCGCCTTCAGGGGCGATGCCGACCGTGTTTCCGTATTAAATCGGCTTTGCCGCACACAGCCCTCTGTCCCACTGCCGGAACTTGCGGGAATGACCTCTCGGTTGCGAGACTATCAGAAAAGGGGCGCCGAATGGCTGATGTTTCTGTTTGAAAACGGTTTCGGCGGACTGCTGTGCGATGACATGGGACTGGGCAAAACTCACCAGGCCATGGCATTGATGGTATGGCTGCGTGAGCGCAAAGCGGCTGCCGAACCCTTTCTGCTGGTGTGTCCCACTACGGTCATCAGCCACTGGCATCGCAAACTCAATGAACATGCCCCCGGCATAAAAGCAATTGTGTACCATGGCGGAAACCGGGATCTGATGGCGGCCATTGAAGGAAATGATATTATTTTAACATCCTACGGTGTTCTGCAAAGGGATGCTGAACCTATCAAACGGGTTTATTTCGCCGCCGCAGTTTTTGATGAAATTCAAAACATCAAGAATCGTGAAACCAAAACCTATCAGGCCGCCGAAAACGTACAGGCGCGAATCAAGCTCGGACTTACCGGAACCCCTGTCGAAAACAGCCTGGTCGATCTGAAGACGCTTCTGGATTTAACCGTTCCAGGATATCTGGGCACTGACAATCATTTCCTGGATCGGTACCTGATTCCCATTGAAGAAGTCCGCGACGCCTCCCGGCGGGAAGAGCTGAGTCGCCTTGTCTCTCCTTTTGTCCTGCGGCGACTCAAGAAAACGGTTTTAAAGGAATTGCCTGAAAAAATAGAAGATATTCGAATCTGTGAACTGTCCGAGGATCAGATCAAGCTTTATCAGGACGCCATTTCCCGACAGGGGGCAGGTCTGATGAAAGTTCTCCGGGAATCGTCACAGCCGATTCCATATCTGCACATTTTCGCACTGCTCGGCCTGCTTAAGCAGATTTGCAATCATCCGGCGACAGTCAAAGGAGCACTGGAAGACTACAGCCGATATAAGTCCGGCAAATGGGAGCTTTTTACCGAACTGTTGTCCGAGAGTTTGGACAGCGGACAGAAAGTGGTCGTATACAGCCAGTATCTGGGGATGCTGGACATCATGGAATCCTATCTGACCGAGCGCAAAGTGGGATTTGCCAAACTCACCGGCACCAGCAGAAACCGGGGGAATATCATCGACCGTTTTAACACCGATGCCGACTGCCGCGTATTTTTGGGAAGTCTCAAAGCCGGAGGGACCGGCATCGATCTGGTGGCCGCTTCGGTAGTCATCCACTATGACCGCTGGTGGAACGCTGCCCGCGAGGATCAGGCCACGGATCGGGTTCA harbors:
- a CDS encoding DEAD/DEAH box helicase, producing the protein MAFDGAQKDEAFFSNIMARQRKKTASRKRSLPQKASQEKPPVSQADLDRLEFHRNAAALMPDSKDKHPGIAIQVETVKGIVGQRFCSCSTRHSQTCSHLREMPRILSAYRQQLKSDTPADDFRASFWHRFAETMTDGFSDGADIVRLAAVHGSIEALSIMRSSGERLLTYFSQAADRSRFLERCTVTGDDAQRIPTRGHVISQLSQLTLTEDEWMLRDRGFKTRRQILEESFWYKMAYHAYREFSAGGCKFHPAIEKNTGNFVLQFQDAQKQCPFAVNIPRRRVKSILNALKGVICNAHDLDVDPIPIDAIFDIRLSKNLDLEIQPLLRLVQKDGEAKFFDREDLKRFQYGDLYYIEELGILAEDQYPKLPPEKFNEAVKTVINRSRVPAFLEEFKTDSAGDTYRIDDTVKRLKIIRNIDRIEITPELLERDWCWLSARYGVGSQWISLADILTAKKAKLRYVSTDEGWIDVESPEFNLLDTLADRILETPRQDQKTGVRLSRMDILRLAVGRDDDIAFRGDADRVSVLNRLCRTQPSVPLPELAGMTSRLRDYQKRGAEWLMFLFENGFGGLLCDDMGLGKTHQAMALMVWLRERKAAAEPFLLVCPTTVISHWHRKLNEHAPGIKAIVYHGGNRDLMAAIEGNDIILTSYGVLQRDAEPIKRVYFAAAVFDEIQNIKNRETKTYQAAENVQARIKLGLTGTPVENSLVDLKTLLDLTVPGYLGTDNHFLDRYLIPIEEVRDASRREELSRLVSPFVLRRLKKTVLKELPEKIEDIRICELSEDQIKLYQDAISRQGAGLMKVLRESSQPIPYLHIFALLGLLKQICNHPATVKGALEDYSRYKSGKWELFTELLSESLDSGQKVVVYSQYLGMLDIMESYLTERKVGFAKLTGTSRNRGNIIDRFNTDADCRVFLGSLKAGGTGIDLVAASVVIHYDRWWNAAREDQATDRVHRIGQRRGVQVFKLVTLGTLEEKIAAIIEKKRNLMNGVVKEDAPGLLKSFTREQLLDMLSLPA